From a region of the Mercurialis annua linkage group LG1-X, ddMerAnnu1.2, whole genome shotgun sequence genome:
- the LOC126680363 gene encoding cytochrome P450 71D11-like, translating into MLLLIFSLSFFGLVLRAILKKFKGTKPLNLPPGPWKLPIIGNMHNIMGDLPHRKLGDLAKKYGPIMQLRIGQVPTFVISSAETATQALKTHDIIFAQRPSLIVSDIIFYKAADIAFARYGDHWRQMRKLCILELLSPKRVQLFRPVREEEVSNLIARISSSAGSVVNLTKMLTLLSCTLISRAAFGKKCTVQKQFIPLSTKVIDQIVGFNFADLFPSVKFLDFITGNRYRLNKLHKQIDVVLNTIIDEHKNFRASSTIETEDEDLVHVLLNLQEHGKLEIPLTTDIIKAVILDMFLAAVDSSAVTVEWAMSELIKNPKLMQKAQAEVRQVFGEKGIVEETEFDKLKYLKLVIKETMRVHPAGPLLPPRETNDHVQINGYDIPAKSRVLVNVWAIGTDPKYWIEPEKFLPERFSDGRVDFRGNNFELLPFGAGRRVCPGISFAMANVELVLAQLLFNFDWDLPDGIDKEQLDMTEKFRTSTVRKYDLCVIPIPRHV; encoded by the exons ATGTTGTTGCTTATTTTTAGCCTCTCCTTCTTTGGGTTAGTCCTGAGGgcaattttaaagaaatttaaaggtACCAAACCTCTAAACTTGCCCCCCGGACCATGGAAGCTCCCTATCATAGGAAATATGCACAATATAATGGGCGATCTACCCCATCGTAAACTTGGCGACTTGGCGAAGAAATACGGCCCCATTATGCAGCTTCGAATTGGGCAAGTTCCGACATTTGTGATCTCCTCAGCGGAGACCGCAACACAAGCGTTGAAGACGCACGACATCATATTCGCGCAAAGGCCGTCTCTGATAGTCTCTGATATCATATTCTATAAGGCTGCTGACATTGCTTTTGCGCGCTACGGTGATCACTGGAGGCAAATGCGGAAACTCTGTATATTAGAGCTGCTTAGTCCGAAACGTGTGCAATTATTCCGACCTGTCAGGGAAGAAGAAGTATCCAATCTCATCGCTCGTATTTCATCCAGCGCAGGATCTGTTGTCAATCTTACCAAAATGTTAACTTTATTATCATGCACTCTCATTTCAAGAGCAGCCTTCGGCAAAAAATGCACTGTCCAAAAACAATTCATTCCGCTCTCTACCAAAGTTATAGATCAAATTGTGGGCTTTAATTTTGCTGACTTGTTCCCCTCTGTCAAATTCCTCGATTTCATTACAGGAAATCGGTATAGACTCAACAAACTGCACAAACAAATTGATGTCGTGCTTAACACCATAATCGATGAGCATAAGAATTTCAGGGCCTCGTCAACGATTGAAACCGAGGATGAAGATCTCGTCCATGTTCTGTTAAATCTACAAGAGCACGGAAAGCTTGAAATTCCATTAACAACGGACATTATCAAAGCGGTTATATTG GATATGTTCCTTGCAGCGGTTGATTCATCGGCTGTAACTGTCGAATGGGCGATGTCAGAATTGATTAAGAATCCGAAACTGATGCAAAAAGCGCAAGCAGAGGTGCGACAAGTTTTTGGAGAAAAAGGAATAGTTGAAGAAACAGAGTTCGATAAATTAAAGTATTTAAAGCTTGTTATCAAAGAAACAATGAGAGTGCATCCTGCGGGTCCATTACTGCCTCCCAGAGAAACAAACGACCATGTCCAAATCAATGGATATGACATACCAGCCAAGAGTAGAGTGTTAGTAAACGTATGGGCTATCGGAACGGATCCTAAATATTGGATTGAACCGGAAAAGTTTCTACCCGAGAGATTTAGCGATGGTCGAGTGGACTTTAGGGGAAATAATTTTGAATTGTTGCCCTTTGGTGCTGGAAGAAGGGTATGTCCAGGTATATCATTTGCCATGGCTAATGTGGAGCTTGTACTTGCACAATTACTCTTCAACTTTGATTGGGACCTCCCCGACGGTATCGACAAAGAACAACTCGACATGACCGAGAAGTTCCGCACTTCGACTGTCAGGAAATACGATCTATGCGTGATTCCCATTCCGCGCCATGTATGA
- the LOC126680410 gene encoding uncharacterized protein LOC126680410: MFHRDGHQFRSFRAILIRLRSEEVQIVEVLVLCFQSMEQAKVYLLGTKPFGMHLELCGRGDAQSSCQLIMTIYLRKLMVLRVTPHKISSEDDDGKDGEPKIFRPPFNGSQVMMWITEVSCTVMAPFSC, translated from the exons ATGTTTCACAGAGACGGTCATCAATTTAGAAG TTTCAGAGCAATTCTTATTCGATTAAGGTCTGAAGAAGTGCAGATTGTGGAAGTTTTAG TTCTATGTTTTCAATCTATGGAGCAAGCAAAAGTGTATCTTCTTGGTACAAAGCCGTTTGGGATGCATTTGGAGCTATGTGGAAGAGGAGACGCCCAAAGCTCTTGTCAACTAATTATGACTATTTACTTAAGAAAGCTGATGGTTCTCAGG GTGACACCACATAAAATCAGCAGTGAAGATGATGACGGGAAGGATGGAGAACCTAAAATCTTTAGACCTCCTTTTAATGGAAGCCA GGTGATGATGTGGATTACGGAGGTGTCATGCACCGTGATGGCTCCATTCTCATGTTAG